One segment of Thermosulfurimonas sp. F29 DNA contains the following:
- the rplT gene encoding 50S ribosomal protein L20 has protein sequence MPRAKGGFKTRRRHKKWIKMAKGYWGQRKNCFRRVRETVERALVYAYRDRKQKKRDFRRLWQIRINAAARLHGLNYSRFMGGLRKAGVALDRKILANLAITEPEVFARLVEKAKAAWQ, from the coding sequence ATGCCTCGAGCGAAAGGCGGGTTTAAGACCCGGAGGCGACACAAGAAGTGGATTAAGATGGCCAAGGGTTACTGGGGACAGCGTAAGAATTGTTTCCGTCGGGTCCGTGAGACGGTGGAACGGGCCCTGGTGTATGCCTATCGGGATCGGAAACAGAAGAAACGCGATTTTCGTCGGCTCTGGCAGATAAGGATCAATGCGGCGGCCAGGCTCCACGGCCTCAACTACAGCCGGTTCATGGGGGGGTTGCGCAAGGCCGGGGTAGCGCTTGATCGGAAGATTTTGGCCAATCTCGCGATCACCGAACCCGAGGTCTTTGCCAGACTGGTGGAGAAGGCCAAGGCGGCCTGGCAATGA
- the rpmI gene encoding 50S ribosomal protein L35 codes for MGKKNKMKTNRSAAKRFKVTGKGKIVHFRAGKSHLNRKKSAKRKRNLRHDKVLEGGYVKHVKRLIPYKF; via the coding sequence ATGGGCAAGAAAAATAAGATGAAGACCAATCGTTCGGCAGCCAAACGGTTTAAAGTTACGGGAAAGGGGAAGATCGTTCACTTTAGGGCCGGAAAGAGTCACCTTAACCGTAAGAAAAGCGCCAAGCGGAAGAGGAATCTTCGGCACGACAAGGTCCTCGAGGGCGGCTATGTCAAACATGTAAAGCGCCTGATCCCGTACAAGTTTTAA